In Nitrospira sp., one genomic interval encodes:
- the sigZ gene encoding RNA polymerase sigma factor SigZ has product MPAPEVWQLVHDGLRTFIQKRVANPVEVEDLLQEVFLRIHQRLDRLKDPRRVVSWVYQITRHVIIDHYRAPKHRREISVGLASDMEMTGLALPTPPVERGEDSGPLRRELADCLRPMLTQLSQDYQDAIILVELEGLTQQAAAERLGLSLSGMKSRVQRGRKQLKQLLDDCCLIQLDRRGGVRDYSLRNPDVGSCADPLNPLGS; this is encoded by the coding sequence ATGCCGGCGCCGGAGGTGTGGCAGCTGGTGCATGACGGACTTCGCACCTTCATCCAAAAGCGTGTCGCGAATCCGGTGGAGGTCGAGGACCTGCTCCAAGAGGTGTTTCTGCGGATCCATCAGCGGCTTGACCGCCTCAAGGATCCGCGCCGTGTCGTATCGTGGGTCTACCAGATCACGCGGCATGTGATCATCGACCACTACCGGGCTCCGAAGCATCGGCGGGAGATCTCGGTCGGGTTGGCCTCTGATATGGAAATGACCGGCCTGGCCCTCCCCACGCCTCCGGTTGAACGCGGAGAGGATTCCGGCCCACTCCGCAGGGAGTTGGCCGACTGTCTTCGTCCGATGCTGACTCAACTGTCTCAAGACTATCAGGATGCCATCATACTGGTGGAATTGGAGGGGCTCACCCAGCAGGCCGCGGCCGAACGTCTCGGCCTGTCTTTGTCCGGAATGAAGTCCCGCGTGCAGCGCGGACGGAAACAACTCAAGCAGCTCTTGGACGACTGTTGTCTGATTCAATTGGATCGACGCGGTGGAGTCCGAGACTATTCCCTGCGGAATCCGGACGTCGGTTCCTGTGCCGACCCGCTGAACCCCCTCGGTTCTTGA
- a CDS encoding GNAT family N-acetyltransferase: MSIRIAHAQPSDAPLVADLVGELLREIMTAIGTQAFGWSHVETESRARAWLEDGSYTVLLAHDGDATVGFLALVESRALYAEGTFGTIPELYVRPAFRSCQVGAALLAEAKGLAHTKRWTRLEVTTPPLPQFDRTLAFYERQGFGISGGRKMKLSL; this comes from the coding sequence ATGTCGATTCGTATCGCTCATGCACAACCGTCCGATGCGCCGCTCGTTGCCGATTTGGTAGGCGAACTATTGCGGGAGATCATGACGGCCATCGGCACGCAGGCCTTCGGATGGTCTCACGTCGAGACGGAATCGAGGGCGCGGGCGTGGCTGGAAGACGGCAGCTATACGGTGCTCCTGGCCCATGACGGCGATGCAACGGTTGGATTTCTGGCCCTGGTCGAAAGTCGTGCGCTCTATGCGGAGGGGACCTTCGGTACCATTCCGGAATTGTATGTGCGCCCTGCATTCCGTTCCTGCCAGGTGGGGGCAGCACTCCTGGCGGAGGCGAAAGGCCTGGCCCACACAAAAAGATGGACGAGACTGGAAGTGACTACGCCGCCCCTCCCGCAGTTCGACCGAACCTTGGCGTTTTATGAACGGCAGGGATTCGGCATTTCAGGCGGACGGAAAATGAAACTGTCCCTGTGA
- a CDS encoding BON domain-containing protein — MLRPHRWLLLFLLSTSVGCLLPAPTTLPDSPQDGEISSRVEGRLAADEQGGLSDILVTTEHGTVTLTGTVQRAERKAKAAELARQVPGVRRVKNDLEIRATSAP, encoded by the coding sequence ATGCTTCGACCGCACAGATGGCTCCTCCTGTTCCTGCTGAGTACGTCGGTCGGATGCCTCCTGCCTGCGCCGACCACGTTGCCGGACAGTCCTCAGGACGGCGAGATTTCCTCCCGGGTCGAAGGGCGCTTGGCAGCGGATGAGCAAGGCGGGTTGTCCGATATTCTGGTGACGACGGAGCATGGAACGGTCACCTTGACGGGAACGGTGCAGCGGGCGGAGCGCAAGGCCAAGGCAGCAGAATTGGCCAGACAGGTGCCGGGCGTGCGGCGGGTCAAGAACGATCTGGAGATTCGCGCCACGTCCGCCCCGTAA
- a CDS encoding AsmA-like C-terminal domain-containing protein: MDLSPPTPAPRSRRLLFRLALLSAILVLAGLVALPWMLNQPAVTAALLRQLEARTGYRVAIEDSHLRIVPSLEVELRQVRLHHSTMDRPLLTADAVTVALQWWPLLEGRPVATELVVDRPQLTIRRTADERWRLDGQAPSPLSGESTQPVELLETLRNVLVVQGSLTLVDELRAVVHTPLRLTVAQGTLSTEVAGRHARLQVSGEIPQGGGAAAFSWDGSLTQRGERGHLQAEGVLRLQHVNVRHLLSFWNGPGRITDGVDGAAQMTAHVRWSSASEGHDVLVDELKAELQELAIQGSGSITGLGGPRPKFAALLSAPPVPLPRALRQVPSAWLDEPLRVQLDGYGVDGLLALRSMAVSGTLGAEGRPNVSAVVEIRNGRFAPAPPLPAVEHIYGTVIADAEQLRMREMRAEWGAVRLTGQDLLVTRWTTDPRVDVKVQGTAPLAGVVETARRLDQFPLLRDLAAQVEGPTGQLDMVVHLTGQPASGKPLELTDLDLKVRQGGVRSAWLPVPVRQVEAHVTVTPTLVAIDHLEGWAGPAAFRTHGEVALVGGKAFSDVTLNMHAEAAALDSLWPEGGEGAFRPEVEGALRLHAAVTGPFDRLRIKGLFDLRQAALHIPNRLTKPLQAPASVGFDMLLSGGTGLAVRQFDLRFPPIKLVGEGALEFSEEKPFSLKLSTGKLAVDRLPKGVALGPIRAGTLDAVLKMTGQLSDRRSWQTVGHVRFDEGRLAVERLAAPIRDLFVTLRFDQDRIQIPRLAFHVGASDVRVTGSVAQWAEAPKVRLTVESSQFDVTSLALAPSSPSRAGRRSTIGQRPTMEQEWWSAARVDAFLFVDHLYYKTFLLTDLSTRVVWDHGLLTVERISGDTNDGHVAGQAKVRMDGRQQPERVGSTFRANGIPIDRVLSEIQQHPSLSGWLTTSGKLQAEFERGVLLPGAIASRQPIHVLVEDGRLSNLPVLSTLLSVLNLPALLQGQVDLEKDGLPFDHLKLVGSLNQGVVVVKELLLDSPILKISGTGRYDMLADEFDMILVTSPLGSYSNLLKRVPLFQQLLAGDRQGFDTAVFELKGSANKPELRYLAAESLMAGVKGTAQLAFDVLVNAIKLPQQAYAMVEESFGAAEEEDF; the protein is encoded by the coding sequence ATGGACCTTTCACCTCCCACTCCAGCCCCGCGCTCACGGCGGCTGCTGTTCCGCCTCGCGCTTCTATCGGCGATTCTCGTCCTAGCCGGCCTCGTTGCCCTGCCCTGGATGCTGAATCAACCGGCGGTGACGGCGGCCTTGCTGCGACAGCTTGAGGCACGAACCGGTTATCGCGTGGCCATCGAGGATTCGCACCTGCGGATCGTGCCCTCTCTCGAGGTGGAACTCCGGCAGGTCCGCCTCCACCACTCCACGATGGATCGGCCGCTCCTTACGGCCGATGCCGTCACCGTCGCGCTGCAGTGGTGGCCCCTCCTCGAAGGGCGCCCCGTGGCGACGGAGCTGGTGGTGGATCGTCCGCAGCTGACGATCCGCCGAACGGCGGATGAGAGGTGGCGCCTTGACGGTCAGGCTCCATCACCACTGTCCGGCGAATCGACCCAGCCCGTCGAATTGTTGGAGACCTTGCGGAACGTCCTGGTCGTTCAAGGGAGCCTCACCCTCGTCGATGAATTGCGCGCCGTGGTTCACACTCCCTTGCGCCTCACCGTGGCCCAAGGCACCCTGTCGACCGAAGTGGCGGGACGGCACGCGCGACTGCAGGTGTCGGGCGAGATTCCGCAGGGGGGCGGGGCTGCGGCATTTTCCTGGGACGGTTCGCTGACGCAGCGCGGTGAACGCGGCCACCTGCAAGCGGAGGGGGTTCTGCGGCTGCAGCATGTCAATGTGCGCCATCTGCTGTCGTTCTGGAACGGGCCCGGTCGCATCACCGACGGGGTGGATGGGGCTGCGCAGATGACCGCCCATGTGCGCTGGTCGTCCGCCTCCGAAGGACACGATGTCCTCGTCGACGAACTGAAGGCCGAGTTGCAGGAGCTGGCGATTCAAGGCTCCGGCTCGATCACCGGCCTGGGGGGCCCGCGCCCGAAATTTGCCGCGCTGCTCTCCGCTCCGCCGGTTCCTCTCCCCCGTGCTTTGCGGCAGGTCCCTTCAGCTTGGCTGGATGAGCCGTTACGGGTGCAGTTGGATGGGTATGGCGTCGATGGATTACTCGCGCTCCGATCGATGGCCGTGAGCGGGACCTTGGGGGCCGAGGGACGACCCAACGTCAGCGCCGTGGTCGAGATTCGAAACGGCCGATTCGCGCCGGCTCCGCCGCTACCGGCGGTGGAGCACATCTACGGCACGGTGATCGCTGATGCGGAACAGCTGCGTATGAGGGAGATGCGCGCCGAATGGGGTGCCGTGCGATTGACCGGGCAGGATCTGTTGGTGACCCGGTGGACCACGGACCCACGGGTCGATGTCAAAGTACAGGGAACGGCACCGCTGGCGGGAGTGGTGGAGACCGCGCGGCGTCTGGATCAATTCCCGCTGCTTCGAGATCTGGCGGCACAGGTGGAGGGCCCCACCGGACAGCTCGACATGGTGGTCCATCTCACGGGACAGCCGGCTAGCGGAAAACCGCTTGAATTAACCGACCTCGACCTCAAGGTCCGTCAGGGAGGGGTGCGGAGTGCCTGGTTGCCGGTTCCGGTCCGCCAAGTGGAGGCCCATGTCACGGTCACGCCGACGCTGGTGGCGATCGATCATCTGGAGGGATGGGCGGGGCCCGCCGCGTTTCGCACCCATGGCGAGGTGGCGCTGGTGGGCGGCAAGGCCTTCTCTGATGTCACGCTGAACATGCACGCGGAGGCCGCGGCGCTGGACTCGTTGTGGCCCGAAGGGGGTGAGGGGGCGTTCCGCCCCGAGGTGGAGGGCGCCCTGCGTCTGCACGCCGCCGTTACCGGCCCCTTCGACCGTTTGCGGATCAAGGGCCTGTTCGATCTGCGGCAGGCCGCGCTGCACATCCCGAATCGATTGACCAAACCGTTGCAGGCCCCCGCCAGCGTGGGATTCGACATGTTGTTGTCCGGAGGGACCGGCTTGGCGGTTCGGCAATTCGACCTGCGGTTTCCTCCGATCAAACTGGTCGGTGAGGGAGCGTTGGAGTTTTCCGAGGAGAAACCCTTTTCGCTGAAGCTGTCCACGGGAAAGCTGGCCGTCGATCGGCTTCCCAAGGGTGTTGCGCTGGGACCGATCCGGGCCGGCACGTTGGATGCCGTTCTGAAGATGACCGGTCAATTGAGCGATCGCCGTTCCTGGCAGACCGTCGGCCACGTGCGGTTCGATGAAGGCCGACTCGCAGTCGAGCGCCTCGCCGCGCCGATCCGGGACCTGTTCGTCACCCTGCGGTTCGATCAGGATCGCATCCAGATTCCACGGCTGGCCTTTCATGTCGGGGCCAGCGACGTTCGGGTGACCGGCAGCGTCGCGCAATGGGCGGAGGCGCCGAAGGTGCGACTCACGGTCGAATCGTCCCAGTTCGACGTTACATCGCTCGCCTTGGCTCCCTCTTCCCCCTCCCGGGCCGGTCGCCGGTCGACCATAGGACAGCGGCCGACCATGGAACAGGAGTGGTGGTCGGCCGCCAGGGTCGATGCGTTTCTCTTCGTCGACCATCTCTACTACAAGACGTTCCTGCTGACCGATTTGTCGACCCGAGTGGTGTGGGACCACGGGCTGCTCACCGTCGAGCGAATCAGCGGCGATACTAACGACGGCCATGTGGCGGGGCAGGCGAAGGTGCGGATGGATGGTCGGCAGCAGCCCGAGCGAGTCGGTAGCACCTTTCGCGCGAACGGCATTCCGATCGATCGTGTCTTGTCGGAGATCCAGCAGCATCCGTCGCTCTCCGGTTGGCTGACCACCTCGGGCAAACTGCAGGCGGAATTCGAGCGTGGTGTGTTGCTGCCCGGTGCCATAGCGAGTCGCCAGCCGATTCACGTGCTGGTGGAGGATGGAAGACTGTCGAATCTGCCGGTACTTTCGACCCTGCTGTCGGTCTTGAACCTGCCGGCCTTGCTGCAGGGGCAAGTCGACCTTGAGAAGGACGGCTTGCCGTTCGATCACCTGAAGCTGGTCGGGTCGCTCAACCAGGGCGTCGTGGTGGTGAAGGAGTTGTTGCTCGACAGTCCGATCCTCAAGATCAGCGGGACCGGCCGGTATGACATGTTGGCGGACGAGTTCGACATGATATTGGTGACCAGTCCGCTCGGGTCCTACTCCAACCTCTTGAAACGGGTGCCGCTGTTCCAGCAGCTGCTGGCCGGGGATCGGCAGGGGTTCGATACGGCGGTGTTTGAGCTGAAAGGGTCGGCGAACAAGCCGGAGTTGCGGTACTTGGCGGCGGAATCCTTGATGGCTGGGGTGAAGGGCACGGCGCAACTGGCCTTCGATGTCCTGGTCAATGCCATCAAGCTGCCGCAGCAGGCCTATGCCATGGTGGAGGAGAGTTTCGGAGCGGCTGAAGAAGAAGACTTCTGA
- a CDS encoding NAD(P)/FAD-dependent oxidoreductase: MAETAVDVCVVGAGAAGLAAAIFCAEQGRHLTVDLLDGAKTIGAKILVSGGGRCNVTHDVVTPEDYVGTRHLIRNVLAAFPVQRTVEWFASLGVDLKREDTGKLFPVTDRARTVLEALTGRCRELGVRVRLSHCVGEIVRLDNQGASGGRSPARFLIRHQQGVTLARSVILATGGRSLPRSGSDGSGYGLARRLGHRVTPTVPALVALVLDATCFHASLSGLSQQVELQALVQGKSVDQRTGSLLWTHFGISGPVVMDASRFWTLARERGEQAELYGNFLPGWTLEQARGWFLDQTAAHPRRSLGPLLAGLVPERFADTLCRVVGCDPQLAGAQTARRFREPLLTALTRFRFPVLRDRGWNFAEVTAGGVPLEEVDFRTMESKLVPGLYLVGELLDCDGRIGGFNFQWAWATGLVAGRAVAASPLAGAASGRQLNS, from the coding sequence ATGGCGGAAACAGCGGTCGATGTCTGTGTGGTCGGAGCCGGCGCAGCAGGCTTGGCTGCAGCCATTTTCTGTGCGGAGCAGGGGCGGCACCTGACGGTCGATCTGCTGGACGGCGCGAAGACGATCGGCGCGAAGATTCTGGTCTCCGGCGGCGGACGATGCAACGTGACTCACGATGTCGTGACCCCCGAGGACTACGTTGGAACGCGCCATCTCATCCGCAACGTGCTGGCCGCCTTTCCGGTGCAACGGACGGTCGAGTGGTTTGCGTCCCTCGGCGTGGACCTCAAGCGGGAAGACACAGGGAAACTGTTTCCGGTAACCGACCGGGCGCGGACCGTGTTGGAGGCGCTTACCGGACGCTGTCGGGAGTTAGGGGTGCGCGTGCGCCTCAGCCATTGCGTCGGCGAGATCGTCCGACTGGACAACCAGGGCGCCTCGGGAGGCCGATCGCCGGCCCGTTTCCTCATTCGGCACCAGCAGGGGGTGACGCTGGCCCGGTCCGTGATCCTGGCGACAGGCGGACGGTCCTTGCCGCGCTCGGGCAGTGACGGATCAGGGTACGGCCTGGCCCGCCGATTGGGCCATCGAGTGACACCGACCGTGCCTGCGCTGGTGGCCCTGGTGTTGGATGCTACCTGCTTTCACGCCTCGCTCTCCGGGCTGTCGCAACAGGTGGAGTTGCAAGCGCTCGTGCAGGGGAAGTCCGTTGATCAGCGGACCGGCAGTCTGCTTTGGACGCATTTTGGAATCAGCGGTCCCGTGGTGATGGACGCCAGCCGGTTTTGGACGCTGGCGCGCGAACGGGGAGAGCAAGCCGAGCTGTACGGCAACTTCTTGCCGGGATGGACTTTGGAGCAGGCACGCGGCTGGTTTCTTGATCAGACCGCCGCGCATCCGCGCCGATCCTTGGGTCCGCTGTTGGCGGGCCTGGTGCCCGAACGATTCGCCGACACGCTGTGCCGCGTCGTGGGTTGTGATCCGCAGCTGGCCGGTGCACAGACGGCGCGCCGGTTCAGGGAGCCCTTGTTGACGGCCCTCACCCGGTTCCGTTTCCCGGTGCTGCGTGACCGTGGTTGGAACTTCGCCGAGGTGACGGCCGGGGGCGTGCCGCTGGAAGAGGTCGACTTCCGCACCATGGAATCCAAGTTGGTTCCGGGCCTGTACCTGGTCGGCGAGCTACTGGATTGTGACGGCCGCATCGGCGGGTTCAACTTCCAGTGGGCCTGGGCGACCGGCCTGGTGGCCGGCCGTGCCGTGGCGGCGAGTCCTCTCGCCGGAGCTGCGTCCGGCCGTCAGTTGAATTCGTAG
- a CDS encoding aldo/keto reductase gives MLTAYNQVPLPSFMYGTAWKKEATTQLVQQAVAAGFTAIDTANQLIHYQEALVGEALLELAKQGTPRERLFVQTKFTPVTGQDHRTPYDIRTDLTTQVRQSFDSSLAHLHTDYLDSYVLHGPYYRRGLGAEDWEVWAAIEALYESGKTKMIGISNVSAEQLTLLCAKARHKPMVVQNRCYAALGWDREVREICRNHQIIYQGFSLLTANREIFADPEVRAMASKYGAGLAQLVFRFAMQIGMLPLTGTTDPQHMKEDLESDRFTIEPPDLRRLEAVGL, from the coding sequence ATGCTGACTGCCTACAACCAGGTGCCTCTTCCCTCGTTCATGTACGGAACCGCCTGGAAAAAAGAAGCGACGACACAATTGGTGCAACAGGCCGTGGCGGCGGGGTTCACGGCGATCGATACGGCCAATCAGTTGATTCATTATCAGGAAGCTCTGGTCGGGGAAGCATTGCTGGAGCTGGCGAAGCAGGGCACGCCGCGTGAGCGGTTGTTCGTGCAGACGAAATTCACGCCGGTGACCGGCCAGGATCACCGCACGCCCTACGATATCCGGACCGATCTTACCACCCAGGTCAGGCAATCGTTCGACAGCTCGTTGGCCCATCTTCACACGGACTATCTGGACTCGTACGTCCTGCACGGTCCGTATTATCGGCGCGGGTTGGGGGCGGAGGATTGGGAGGTCTGGGCCGCCATCGAAGCGCTGTATGAGTCGGGCAAGACGAAGATGATCGGCATCAGCAACGTGTCCGCCGAACAACTGACACTCCTCTGCGCCAAGGCGAGACATAAGCCGATGGTGGTCCAGAACCGCTGTTACGCCGCGCTCGGCTGGGATCGAGAAGTGCGGGAGATTTGCCGGAACCACCAGATCATCTACCAAGGGTTCTCGCTGCTCACCGCCAATCGCGAGATCTTCGCCGACCCGGAGGTGCGGGCCATGGCGTCCAAATACGGGGCAGGGCTGGCGCAACTGGTGTTTCGCTTCGCCATGCAGATCGGCATGCTGCCGTTGACCGGCACGACCGATCCGCAACACATGAAAGAGGATCTCGAATCCGACCGCTTCACGATCGAGCCCCCCGATCTTCGTCGTTTGGAGGCCGTGGGACTGTAG
- a CDS encoding alpha/beta hydrolase, giving the protein MTVEGIPALVVPGIGDSGPGHWQTCWERQHLHWRRVRQRDWAHPVCDEWVAALHAAVVQASVPPLLIAHSMGCLTVVHWASRSALPVRAALLVAVPDPEAAMFPATAKGFRPVPSARLPWPSLLVASTDDPFGSAAFARRCAAAWGSEYVEIGAVGHINAESGVGAWPAGLALLQRLLRAT; this is encoded by the coding sequence GTGACGGTTGAGGGCATTCCGGCGCTGGTCGTGCCGGGGATCGGCGATTCAGGGCCCGGCCATTGGCAAACGTGCTGGGAGCGACAGCATCTCCACTGGCGACGTGTGCGGCAGCGTGATTGGGCACATCCGGTCTGCGACGAATGGGTTGCCGCTCTCCATGCGGCGGTGGTGCAGGCCTCCGTGCCGCCGCTGTTGATCGCCCATAGCATGGGGTGCTTGACGGTCGTGCATTGGGCGTCCCGATCCGCCTTGCCGGTCCGCGCAGCGCTTTTGGTCGCTGTGCCGGATCCCGAGGCGGCGATGTTTCCGGCGACGGCGAAAGGATTTCGACCGGTTCCGTCTGCGCGCCTGCCTTGGCCCAGCCTGCTCGTGGCCAGCACCGATGACCCGTTCGGCTCCGCCGCATTCGCGCGCCGTTGCGCGGCCGCCTGGGGAAGTGAGTATGTGGAAATCGGAGCAGTGGGCCATATCAACGCGGAGAGTGGGGTGGGAGCGTGGCCTGCCGGTCTCGCTCTGCTGCAACGGCTCCTGCGCGCCACGTAA
- a CDS encoding TIGR03862 family flavoprotein yields MNIAIVGGGPAGLMAAETALAGGAQVSLYDAMPSVGRKFLLAGKGGLNLTHSEPVEPFLSRYGRRRKQLEPLLAAFGAGALRAWARDLGIETFIGSSGRVFPTDMKAAPLLRAWLRRLRHAGLVIHVRHRWCGWEGPRALRFEMPEGSRTVTADAVILALGGASWPKLGSDGAWVPWLEARGVTVESLQPANCGFDVDWTDHFRQKFAGVPVKTVGVVAKSLSGEVIRRMGEFVITDTGVEGGVIYAVAASVRDELRATGLGTLRLDLAPDRPLPHLIKDLAQPRGKRTMATHLQRRAHIDGVKAGLLREIISKEDFADPTRLAAGIKSLPLTLKAARPLEEAISTAGGVSFKALDRRLMVKSLPGLFCAGEMLDWEAPTGGYLLTACFASGRAAGTGAVAWLKERRHNGG; encoded by the coding sequence GTGAACATCGCCATTGTCGGGGGTGGACCGGCCGGGCTCATGGCCGCCGAGACGGCGTTGGCCGGTGGCGCGCAGGTGTCGCTCTATGATGCCATGCCCTCCGTGGGCCGGAAATTTCTCCTGGCCGGGAAGGGTGGGTTGAACCTGACCCATTCGGAGCCGGTGGAGCCCTTTCTCTCGCGCTACGGACGTCGAAGGAAGCAGCTGGAGCCCCTGCTTGCGGCCTTCGGCGCGGGTGCGTTGCGTGCCTGGGCCCGCGACTTGGGCATCGAGACCTTCATCGGATCGTCGGGGCGGGTGTTTCCGACGGATATGAAGGCCGCGCCGCTTCTGCGGGCTTGGCTGCGACGGCTTCGCCATGCGGGATTGGTCATCCATGTGCGGCATCGGTGGTGCGGGTGGGAAGGTCCTCGCGCGTTGCGCTTCGAGATGCCTGAGGGTTCGAGGACGGTGACGGCCGATGCGGTCATCCTGGCTTTGGGCGGCGCGAGTTGGCCGAAGCTCGGGTCGGATGGTGCCTGGGTGCCGTGGTTGGAAGCACGCGGGGTGACGGTGGAGTCTCTGCAACCGGCCAATTGTGGATTCGACGTGGACTGGACGGACCACTTTCGCCAGAAATTCGCCGGCGTGCCGGTGAAGACCGTGGGTGTGGTGGCAAAGTCGCTGAGCGGCGAGGTAATACGCCGCATGGGGGAATTCGTCATCACCGACACGGGGGTCGAAGGCGGCGTGATCTATGCCGTGGCTGCCTCTGTGCGGGACGAACTGCGAGCGACAGGTCTCGGCACCCTTCGACTGGACCTCGCGCCGGATCGACCCTTGCCCCACTTGATCAAAGATCTTGCCCAGCCGCGCGGGAAGCGGACCATGGCGACCCACTTGCAGCGACGCGCGCACATCGACGGCGTGAAGGCCGGGCTGCTTCGTGAGATCATCTCCAAGGAAGATTTTGCGGATCCGACTCGCCTGGCGGCAGGGATCAAATCGCTGCCGCTGACGTTGAAGGCCGCGCGACCGCTTGAGGAGGCGATCAGCACCGCGGGAGGGGTCTCGTTCAAGGCCCTCGACCGCAGACTGATGGTCAAGTCGCTGCCGGGCCTGTTTTGCGCAGGGGAAATGTTGGATTGGGAAGCGCCGACCGGCGGCTACCTCCTCACGGCCTGCTTCGCCAGCGGTCGGGCAGCGGGGACCGGAGCGGTGGCGTGGCTCAAGGAGCGCCGGCACAACGGTGGCTGA
- a CDS encoding VOC family protein — MRPHLSLDVRDVSRSVAWYQQVFGVAPQKQTVDYAKFDLTEPAVNLSLVSSTGMISSVNHLGIEVESLEEIAMWKQRLQAAGILEKVEEDIACCFARQDKLWFTDPDGNAWEIFTVHEQLDVAGPLARTGCCVPKGQGTATCAAA, encoded by the coding sequence ATGAGACCCCATCTTTCCCTCGATGTGCGCGATGTGTCTCGGTCGGTTGCGTGGTATCAACAAGTGTTCGGCGTAGCGCCTCAAAAACAGACAGTGGACTATGCCAAATTCGATTTGACGGAGCCGGCGGTGAATTTGTCCCTGGTTTCTTCCACCGGCATGATCAGTTCCGTGAACCATCTCGGCATCGAGGTGGAATCGCTCGAGGAGATCGCGATGTGGAAACAGCGGTTGCAGGCGGCCGGCATTCTGGAGAAGGTCGAGGAGGATATCGCCTGTTGTTTTGCGCGGCAGGACAAGCTGTGGTTCACCGATCCGGACGGCAACGCCTGGGAGATCTTTACCGTGCACGAGCAGCTGGACGTGGCGGGGCCGCTTGCCCGCACCGGGTGCTGCGTGCCGAAAGGGCAGGGTACGGCAACCTGTGCGGCAGCATGA
- a CDS encoding DUF1778 domain-containing protein — protein MPTRALRSEKLDLRVSAATKRTLEAAALATHRTLSAFVLESALARAEEALLDRRMFPLSKAKWTEFLAALDAPTRPLPRVQRLLTEPGFFDATPTPSSHKTR, from the coding sequence ATGCCAACCCGCGCACTTCGGAGCGAAAAATTAGACCTTCGGGTAAGCGCCGCAACCAAGCGAACCTTGGAAGCAGCCGCCTTGGCCACCCACCGTACCCTGAGCGCGTTCGTGCTTGAAAGCGCACTGGCGCGGGCAGAGGAAGCCCTGCTAGATCGCCGAATGTTCCCTCTGAGCAAGGCCAAGTGGACCGAGTTCTTGGCCGCACTGGATGCTCCGACCCGCCCCCTCCCGCGGGTGCAGCGCCTCCTCACAGAGCCGGGCTTCTTTGACGCCACGCCGACACCAAGCTCTCACAAAACGCGGTGA
- a CDS encoding GNAT family N-acetyltransferase, protein MTRRIDKLHPHHAVDAFDCGQDTLNRFLQKYALHNQHSGGAQTYVGLSEQTVIGYYALAVGSVESEQAPERVRKGLAKHAIPIMLLARLAVDLRWQKQGVGAALLKDAMLRTLQAADIAGIRAFVVHAKDQAASTFYERFDFLRSPTDPLHLLMLLKDVRKVVDR, encoded by the coding sequence GTGACTCGACGCATCGACAAGCTTCACCCGCACCACGCCGTTGACGCATTCGACTGCGGTCAGGACACTCTCAATCGCTTCCTTCAGAAGTACGCGCTGCACAATCAACACAGCGGGGGAGCGCAGACCTATGTGGGACTATCTGAGCAAACCGTGATCGGCTACTACGCCCTCGCTGTGGGATCGGTAGAGTCGGAACAGGCCCCGGAGCGAGTGCGGAAGGGACTGGCCAAGCACGCCATTCCGATCATGCTACTTGCCAGATTAGCGGTGGACCTCCGCTGGCAAAAACAAGGGGTCGGTGCGGCCTTGTTGAAGGATGCGATGCTGAGAACGCTACAGGCTGCCGATATCGCAGGAATTCGGGCCTTCGTGGTCCATGCCAAAGATCAGGCCGCGAGCACATTCTACGAACGCTTCGATTTCCTCCGATCACCGACTGACCCATTGCATCTTCTCATGCTTCTCAAAGATGTACGAAAGGTCGTCGACCGATAG